From the Lolium rigidum isolate FL_2022 chromosome 2, APGP_CSIRO_Lrig_0.1, whole genome shotgun sequence genome, one window contains:
- the LOC124692164 gene encoding protein CfxQ homolog, producing the protein MCQTPLHVAAGYNNTDIVKLLLNWKDADTVELEAKNMYGETPLHMAVKNSSCESAKLLLERGVQTGAKANNGMSPLHLAVWHALQTGDCSTVSVLLSYNVDCYAKDDEGKIPLNHIPGGAGNEKLLQLLTRHMEEQRKRKALTACHERQAMVEFEEAISQIVGLQELKMQLRRWARGMLFDEKRRAMGLGIATRRAPHMAFLGNPGTGKTMVARILGKLLHMVGILPTDKVTEVQRTDLVGEFVGHTGPKTRRKIKDAEGGILFVDEAYRLIPTQKSDDKDYGLEALEEIMSVMDSGKLVVIFAGYCEPMKRVISSNDGFCRRVTKFFDFDDFTTTELAEIMHLKMNTQSNTSPLCGFKLHPGCSVEAVGELIAKETTEERRKQMNGGLVDTLLINARENLDLRLDFSCDDAETMITIMLEDLEAGLRQISRQRQLR; encoded by the exons ATGTGCCAAACGCCACTTCATGTCGCAGCTGGATACAATAATACTGACATAGTCAAACTCCTGCTTAATTGGAAAGATGCGGATACAGTTGAGCTGGAGGCAAAGAACATG TACGGAGAGACACCCCTGCATATGGCAGTCAAAAATAGTTCTTGTGAATCAGCAAAGTTGCTACTTGAACGTGGTGTACAAACAGGAGCCAAAGCAAAT AATGGCATGTCACCATTGCATTTAGCTGTCTGGCATGCACTTCAAACTGGAGATTGCAGCACCGTCAGTGTGTTGCTAAGCTACAATGTGGATTGCTATGCTAAAGATGAT GAAGGCAAAATCCCCTTAAATCATATCCCAGGAGGAGCTGGCAATGAGAAGCTGCTGCAGCTCCTCACTCGCCACATGGAAGAACAAAGGAAACGAAAAGCCCTCACGGCATGCCATGAACGACAGGCAATGGTGGAGTTTGAAGAAGCAATATCACAAATCGTGGGATTGCAAGAGCTCAAAATGCAACTACGTCGATGGGCCAGAGGAATGCTTTTTGATGAGAAGCGACGAGCTATGGGCTTAGGGATCGCTACCAGAAGAGCACCTCATATGGCATTTCTTGGCAATCCTGGAACAG GTAAAACAATGGTTGCTCGGATTCTTGGAAAGCTTCTTCATATGGTTGGGATTCTCCCTACTGATAAAGTTACTGAAGTTCAGCGAACTGATCTTGTTGGAGAATTTGTGGGGCATACTGGACCAAAGACGAGACGGAAG ATAAAAGATGCCGAGGGGGGAATTCTGTTTGTGGATGAAGCATACAGGTTGATACCAACGCAAAAATCGGATGATAAGGATTATGGTCTGGAGGCCTTGGAGGAGATAATGTCCGTAATGGACAGCGGCAAACTAGTTGTCATATTTGCAGGGTACTGCGAGCCAATGAAGCGTGTCATCTCCTCGAACGacggtttctgcaggagggtcaccaagTTCTTCGACTTTGATGATTTCACCACGACGGAACTAGCCGAGATCATGCACCTGAAGATGAACACACAAAGCAACACCAGTCCGCTCTGCGGGTTCAAGCTGCACCCGGGCTGCAGTGTCGAGGCTGTCGGGGAGCTTATCGCCAAGGAGACCACTGAGGAGAGGCGTAAGCAAATGAACGGGGGGCTGGTGGACACGCTGCTCATCAACGCACGTGAAAATCTGGATCTCCGTCTTGATTTCAGCTGCGACGATGCCGAGACCATGATCACGATCATGCTGGAAGACCTGGAGGCAGGCCTCAGGCAGATCTCGAGGCAGCGGCAGCTGCGGTGA
- the LOC124692163 gene encoding pentatricopeptide repeat-containing protein At3g16010-like: MDERFIRILKIFKWGPDAEKALEVLMMKVDHWLVREVMRTDVGVNVKMQFFRWAAKKRSYEHDTSTYMALIRCLEGVEQYGEMWKMIQEMVRNPVCVVTPVELSDIIRMLGYAKMIGKAVAIFYQIKARKCQPTSQAYNSMIIMLMHEGQYEKVHELYNEMSSEGHCFPDTVTYSALISAFCKLGRQDSAIRLLDEMKDNGMQPTAKIYTMLIALFFKSNNVHGALRLFEEMRHQYCQPDVFTYTELIRGLGKAGRFDEACNFFHEMRREGCRPDTVVVNNMINFLGKAGRLDDAIQLFEEMGTLRCVPSVVTYNTIIKALFESKSRLSEISSWFERMKASGISPSPFTYSILIDGFCKTNRTEKAMMLLEEMDEKGFPPCPAAYCSLIDALGRAKRYDLARELFQELKENCGSSSARVYAVMIKHLGKAGRLDDAVDLFDEMNKLGCTPNVYAYNALMAGLARAGMLDEALTTMRRMQEHGCIPDINSYNIILNGLSKTGGPHRAMEMLSNMKQSAIKPDAVSYNTVLGALSHAGMFEEAAKLMKEMNVLGFEYDLITYSSILEAIGKVDQE; this comes from the coding sequence ATGGACGAGCGGTTCATCAGGATCCTCAAGATATTCAAGTGGGGCCCCGACGCCGAGAAGGCGCTGGAGGTGCTCATGATGAAAGTCGATCACTGGCTGGTGCGGGAGGTTATGAGGACCGACGTCGGGGTCAACGTGAAGATGCAGTTCTTCAGatgggcggcgaagaagaggagttACGAGCACGACACGTCCACGTACATGGCGCTCATACGTTGCTTAGAGGGTGTGGAGCAGTATGGTGAAATGTGGAAGATGATCCAGGAAATGGTAAGGAATCCTGTGTGCGTTGTCACCCCCGTGGAGCTGTCAGACATCATCCGGATGCTGGGTTATGCCAAGATGATAGGTAAGGCAGTTGCCATCTTCTACCAGATCAAGGCTCGCAAGTGTCAGCCAACTTCGCAGGCGTACAATAGCATGATAATCATGCTAATGCATGAGGGGCAATATGAGAAAGTGCATGAGCTCTACAATGAGATGAGCAGCGAGGGGCATTGCTTCCCGGACACCGTGACTTACAGCGCGCTCATCTCTGCTTTCTGCAAGCTTGGTCGCCAGGACTCAGCGATTCGGTTGTTAGATGAGATGAAGGACAACGGGATGCAGCCAACTGCTAAGATATATACCATGTTAATAGCTTTGTTCTTTAAATCGAACAATGTGCATGGAGCATTGCGTTTGTTTGAAGAGATGAGACATCAGTACTGCCAACCAGATGTATTCACTTACACTGAGTTAATCAGGGGACTTGGTAAAGCTGGGAGATTCGACGAAGCATGTAACTTCTTCCATGAAATGCGGCGAGAAGGCTGCAGGCCTGACACAGTTGTTGTGAATAATATGATAAATTTCTTGGGCAAGGCTGGTCGTCTGGATGATGCTATCCAGTTATTTGAGGAGATGGGAACATTGCGGTGTGTTCCTAGCGTGGTCACATATAACACTATAATAAAAGCGCTTTTTGAATCTAAATCTCGTCTTTCTGAGATTTCATCATGGTTTGAGAGAATGAAGGCAAGTGGAATCTCCCCTAGTCCATTCACCTACTCAATTTTGATCGATGGATTCTGCAAAACCAACAGGACAGAGAAGGCTATGATGCTACTGGAGGAGATGGACGAAAAGGGCTTCCCTCCATGTCCAGCGGCATATTGCAGCCTGATTGATGCTCTTGGAAGAGCTAAACGGTATGATCTTGCGCGTGAGCTATTTCAGGAACTAAAAGAAAATTGTGGCTCCTCCAGTGCTCGAGTGTATGCAGTGATGATAAAACACTTGGGGAAAGCTGGACGGCTTGATGATGCTGTAGATCTTTTTGATGAGATGAACAAACTTGGATGCACTCCTAATGTTTATGCTTACAACGCTCTCATGGCTGGGTTAGCAAGAGCAGGCATGCTTGATGAAGCTCTTACTACAATGAGAAGAATGCAAGAGCATGGGTGTATTCCTGATATAAATTCATACAATATTATCCTGAATGGACTGTCAAAAACAGGAGGTCCTCATCGTGCAATGGAGATGCTTTCTAACATGAAACAGTCTGCAATAAAACCAGATGCAGTGTCATATAATACTGTTCTTGGTGCCTTGAGTCATGCAGGCATGTTTGAGGAGGCAGCTAAGTTGATGAAAGAGATGAACGTGCTGGGATTTGAGTATGACCTTATTACATATTCATCTATACTCGAGGCGATTGGAAAGGTTGATCAAGAATGA